One window of the Lasioglossum baleicum chromosome 8, iyLasBale1, whole genome shotgun sequence genome contains the following:
- the Spx gene encoding spliceosomal protein on the X, which yields MAAGPIAERNQDATIYVGGLDDKVTESLMWELFVQSGPVVNVHMPKDRVTQMHQGYGFVEFMGEEDADYAIKIMNMIKLYGKPIRVNKASAHQKNLDVGANIFIGNLDPEVDEKLLYDTFSAFGVILQTPKIMRDPETGNSKGFAFINFASFDASDASIEAMNGQYLCNRPISVSYAFKRDAKGERHGSAAERLLAAQNPLSQADRPHQLFADAPPLAPPPMPNSNPAVHQQTHHPQHHVMHHGMVVPPPPPPSTPGPPMGHPPPPPVPPPPSSGFPPSSIPPPPLPPMSMASHPPLPPGMPPPLPPMPVPSSQGQQSAPRMMAPPPPHWGVAGPPQGQFPPPPPPSSTGAPPPPQFGQFQPPPPRPPPGWRHPPPPPVSQGGPPPPPPQFRPPFPPRGPPPPPPPHDANQY from the exons ATGGCGGCCGGCCCGATTGCCGAACGTAACCAAg ATGCTACGATATACGTGGGTGGTCTCGATGACAAAGTTACGGAATCCCTCATGTGGGAACTGTTTGTCCAGTCGGGACCAGTGG TCAATGTCCACATGCCAAAGGACAGGGTGACCCAAATGCACCAAGGCTACGGGTTTGTAGAATTCATGGGAGAGGAGGACGCAGACTACGCCATCAAAATAATGAACATGATCAAACTCTACGGGAAACCGATCAGAGTGAACAAAGCGAGTGCTCACCAAAAGAACCTGGATGTGGGAGCCAACATATTCATTGGAAACCTCGACCCGGAGGTGGACGAGAAGCTGCTGTACGATACCTTCAGCGCGTTCGGAGTGATCCTACAAACACCAAAG ATAATGAGGGACCCGGAGACAGGGAACTCGAAGGGCTTTGCATTCATAAACTTTGCCTCATTCGATGCGTCGGACGCCAGCATAGAGGCGATGAACGGGCAGTATTTATGCAACAGACCCATCTCGGTGTCGTATGCGTTCAAACGCGACGCCAAGGGCGAAAGGCACGGCAGCGCAGCCGAGCGATTATTGGCTGCCCAGAATCCTCTGAGTCAAGCCGACAGGCCCCATCAACTTTTCGCGGACGCGCCTCCATTGGCGCCGCCTCCTATGCCAAATTCCAACCCGGCGGTTCATCAACAGACCCATCATCCTCAGCATCATGTGATGCACCATGGAATGGTAGTACCACCCCCGCCTCCACCTTCGACTCCAGGACCTCCGATGGGACATCCTCCACCTCCCCCAGTCCCACCGCCCCCATCCAGCGGTTTTCCTCCATCGAGCATTCCTCCACCACCGTTGCCTCCCATGTCGATGGCATCCCATCCTCCTCTGCCCCCTGGAATGCCACCCCCATTGCCCCCAATGCCAGTACCGTCATCCCAAGGGCAACAATCGGCTCCCAGAATGATGGCACCTCCACCCCCTCATTGGGGAGTCGCTGGTCCTCCTCAAGGCCAGTTCCCACCACCTCCACCACCTTCTTCAACGGGAGCACCACCTCCCCCACAGTTCGGACAATTTCAACCCCCTCCACCAAGACCTCCACCTGGCTGGAGACATCCTCCACCTCCTCCAGTGTCACAAGGAGGTCCTCCACCGCCACCACCTCAATTCAGACCTCCTTTCCCTCCGAGAGGTCCTCCACCTCCGCCACCCCCTCACGACGcaaatcaatattaa